The Aptenodytes patagonicus chromosome 10, bAptPat1.pri.cur, whole genome shotgun sequence genome includes a region encoding these proteins:
- the DNAJA4 gene encoding dnaJ homolog subfamily A member 4 isoform X2: MQMYKFKLISQAYEVLSDPKKRDLYDQGGEQAIKEGGLSGGSFSSPMDIFDMFFGGGGRMNRERRGKNVVHQLGVSLEDLYNGITRKLALQKNVICAKCEGYGGKRGAVEKCPVCKGRGVQVLVQQIGPGMVQQIQTVCPECKGQGERINPKDRCDNCNGCKVVREKKIIEVHVDKGMKDGQKIVFHGEGDQEPDLEPGDVIIVLDQKDHSVFQRRGHDLITKMRIQLSEALCGFRKTIETLDNRVLVISSRPGEVIKHGDLKCIYNEGMPIYKSPMDKGSLIIQFLVQFPEHYWLPREKLCLLEALLPPREDVMITDEMDQVDLEDFDPSEQTYRNSGGEAYEEDEEGPRTGVQCQTS; this comes from the exons ATGCAGATGTACAAG tttaaaCTCATATCGCAGGCATATGAAGTTCTGTCGGACCCAAAGAAAAGGGACCTCTATGACCAGGGTGGGGAGCAGGCTATTAAAGAAGGAGGCCTGAGTGGCGGCAGCTTCTCTTCACCCATGGACATCTTTGACATGTTCTTTGGTGGTGGAGGCCGAATGAATAGAGAGAGAAGAG gcaaaaatgtTGTGCACCAGTTAGGTGTATCTCTTGAAGACTTATATAATGGTATTACAAGGAAACTGGCACTGCAAAAGAATGTTATTTGTGCAAAGtgtgaag GTTATGGCGGAAAGAGAGGGGCAGTAGAAAAGTGCCCTGTGTGTAAAGGAAGAGGAGTGCAAGTTCTAGTTCAGCAGATTGGACCTGGCATGGTACAACAAATCCAAACTGTGTGTCCAGAATGCAAAGGCCAAGGTGAAAGAATAAATCCGAAGGACAGGTGTGACAACTGCAATGGCTGTAAGGttgtaagagagaaaaagatcatAGAAGTTCATGTTGATAAAG GTATGAAAGATGGTCAGAAGATAGTATTTCATGGAGAAGGTGACCAGGAGCCCGATCTGGAGCCTGGTGATGTTATAATCGTGCTTGATCAAAAGGATCACAGTGTCTTTCAGAGGCGAGGGCATGACTTAATCACAAAAATGAGAATTCAACTCTCAGAGGCTTTATGTGGTTTCAGAAAGACCATTGAAACTCTGGATAACAGAGTTCTTGTCATATCATCTAGGCCAG GTGAAGTGATAAAACATGGTGATCTAAAGTGTATCTACAATGAAGGGATGCCTATCTACAAATCCCCAATGGACAAAGGCAGCTTAATTATACAGTTTTTG GTCCAGTTCCCAGAGCACTACTGGCTCCCAAGGGAGAAACTCTGTCTGCTGGAGGCTCTGCTTCCTCCACGCGAAGATGTTATGATTACAGACGAGATGGATCAGGTAGACCTTGAAGATTTTGATCCAAGTGAGCAAACCTACCGTAACAGTGGGGGAGAAGCATatgaagaagatgaggagggTCCAAGAACTGGAGTACAATGTCAGACATCTTAA
- the DNAJA4 gene encoding dnaJ homolog subfamily A member 4 isoform X1, producing MVKETEYYDILQVKPNVSSEEIKRAYRKLALKYHPDKNPSEGERFKLISQAYEVLSDPKKRDLYDQGGEQAIKEGGLSGGSFSSPMDIFDMFFGGGGRMNRERRGKNVVHQLGVSLEDLYNGITRKLALQKNVICAKCEGYGGKRGAVEKCPVCKGRGVQVLVQQIGPGMVQQIQTVCPECKGQGERINPKDRCDNCNGCKVVREKKIIEVHVDKGMKDGQKIVFHGEGDQEPDLEPGDVIIVLDQKDHSVFQRRGHDLITKMRIQLSEALCGFRKTIETLDNRVLVISSRPGEVIKHGDLKCIYNEGMPIYKSPMDKGSLIIQFLVQFPEHYWLPREKLCLLEALLPPREDVMITDEMDQVDLEDFDPSEQTYRNSGGEAYEEDEEGPRTGVQCQTS from the exons ATGGTGAAGGAGACGGAGTACTACGACATCCTGCAGGTGAAGCCCAATGTCTCCTCCGAGGAGATCAAGCGCGCCTACCGCAAGCTGGCGCTGAAGTACCACCCCGACAAGAACCCCAGCGAGGGCGAGCGG tttaaaCTCATATCGCAGGCATATGAAGTTCTGTCGGACCCAAAGAAAAGGGACCTCTATGACCAGGGTGGGGAGCAGGCTATTAAAGAAGGAGGCCTGAGTGGCGGCAGCTTCTCTTCACCCATGGACATCTTTGACATGTTCTTTGGTGGTGGAGGCCGAATGAATAGAGAGAGAAGAG gcaaaaatgtTGTGCACCAGTTAGGTGTATCTCTTGAAGACTTATATAATGGTATTACAAGGAAACTGGCACTGCAAAAGAATGTTATTTGTGCAAAGtgtgaag GTTATGGCGGAAAGAGAGGGGCAGTAGAAAAGTGCCCTGTGTGTAAAGGAAGAGGAGTGCAAGTTCTAGTTCAGCAGATTGGACCTGGCATGGTACAACAAATCCAAACTGTGTGTCCAGAATGCAAAGGCCAAGGTGAAAGAATAAATCCGAAGGACAGGTGTGACAACTGCAATGGCTGTAAGGttgtaagagagaaaaagatcatAGAAGTTCATGTTGATAAAG GTATGAAAGATGGTCAGAAGATAGTATTTCATGGAGAAGGTGACCAGGAGCCCGATCTGGAGCCTGGTGATGTTATAATCGTGCTTGATCAAAAGGATCACAGTGTCTTTCAGAGGCGAGGGCATGACTTAATCACAAAAATGAGAATTCAACTCTCAGAGGCTTTATGTGGTTTCAGAAAGACCATTGAAACTCTGGATAACAGAGTTCTTGTCATATCATCTAGGCCAG GTGAAGTGATAAAACATGGTGATCTAAAGTGTATCTACAATGAAGGGATGCCTATCTACAAATCCCCAATGGACAAAGGCAGCTTAATTATACAGTTTTTG GTCCAGTTCCCAGAGCACTACTGGCTCCCAAGGGAGAAACTCTGTCTGCTGGAGGCTCTGCTTCCTCCACGCGAAGATGTTATGATTACAGACGAGATGGATCAGGTAGACCTTGAAGATTTTGATCCAAGTGAGCAAACCTACCGTAACAGTGGGGGAGAAGCATatgaagaagatgaggagggTCCAAGAACTGGAGTACAATGTCAGACATCTTAA